From Sulfurospirillum tamanense:
GGCAAAAAAAGTCAAAAACTTGTCAAAACCGCCTCGCTCAAAATTGGAGACATTGTTATCGCAAGTGCGGGTGAAACCATCTGTGTCGACGGGCATGTCATCTACGGAGAGGCTTCTATCAACCAAGCCTCCATGACCGGCGAAGCCCAACCTGTGAAAAAAAGCCGTGGTGATCGGGTCATCTCTGGCACTGTCATTGAAGAGGGAAAAGTCAAAATTTGGGCCGAACAAGTAGGAGAAGACACCGCTACTGCGCGCATCAAAGAGTACATTGCTCATTCGCTCAATGAAAAATCAGCCATCGGCTTGCGCGCCTCACGCCTCGCGGATAAGCTCGTGCCCATCACCTTGGGGCTTGCGGGACTCTCTTATGCTATTAGTAGAGATTTTCAATCCGTTGCTTCGGTGCTTCAAGCGGATTATTCGTGTGCCCTTAAGCTTGCTACGCCCGTTGCTTTTAAAACCTCCATCGCCCAAGCAGGAAAAGACGGCGTGCTCATCAAAGGCGCCAAACCCATCGAAGCACTCGCTCAAGTAGACACCTTTGTCTTTGACAAAACAGGCACCCTTACGTACGGTGAACTGGAAGTCGTGCACATTGAATCCTTTGATGAAGCATGGAGTGAAGATGCCATTTTGAACCTCACCGCAAGTGCGGAAGAGCACTATTTTCACCCCGTAGCAGAAGCCATTGTGCGTGCGGCCAAGGAGCGGGGGTTTGTGCACATGCACCACGAAGAGGTTGATTTTATCATCGCCCACGGGGTAAAAACCATTGTCAACGATAAAGAAGTTGTCATCGGGAGCCGCCACTTTTTAGAAGACGATGAAAAGATTCCTTTCAAGCAGTACCAGAAAAAAATCGACTCCTTTCTTAAGCGTGGAAACTCCGTGCTTTATGTGGGGTATGATGGCAAGCTCTTAGGCGCTATCGGGATGGTTGACACCCTGCGCCACAATGCCAAGGCTGCCTTAGCGCGCCTTAAAACATTGGGTGTTAAAGAACTTGTCATACTCACCGGAGACATCCAAACCAAGGCCGACGTGCTTGCTAAAGAGCTGGGTATTGACCGTGTGTACGCTAACATGCTTCCCACCCAAAAAGCTTCTATCATCAAAGCCCTGCAAGGCGAAGGAAAAAAAGTGGCTTTTGTGGGGGATGGCATCAACGATGCGCCCGCGCTCATGAGTGCCAACGTGGGCATTAGCATGCAAAAAGGGGCAGACATCGCCAAGGCAACAGCAGACATTGGATTGCTAAAAGATGACATTGGAGCTGTGTGCGAGATTAAAGAACTTGCCAACCAAACCATGGAACGCATTCATAATAATTTCTCAGCCACTGTAGGCATTAATAGCATGATTTTACTAGGAGCGACCGCAGGGGTGTTAAGCCCTATTGCAACAGCGATATTGCACAATGGTACGACGATTGGATTGTTGCTAAATTCCATAAAAGGGCTCAAACCCCACCAAAAGAAAGCTAAGATTTAGAGTTCCTTTGCTATGATTGTGATATTTATTATCACTTAAGGAGCTGGAATGGGACTCTTTTTTCCTCTTGCCACAGGTATTGCCACAGCAATCACCTTGGTATTAACGTACGAGACAGGCAAACATGCAAAACGAAAACTTGAGCGCAAAAAAGGGAAACTTTCCCACCACTGATCTTGACACTAAAAAAGAAGTGGCCAAAATCGGCATGGCGACTTCTTTGGCTATTGTGACAGCCACTTCTGTTTACATGAAAAACAGGCTAATGAAAAACCTGCACATTGGCGCGGGATTTGCCCTTATTGGTTTTTCAGTATGGCATCATATGCTTTACCAGCCAAGCAAAGCCGTCAAATCTCCGCTTCCTCCACGCCCAAAACCAAAAACCCTTGCCTTGGGGCATGTCTACACGGAAGTCATTCTCAAAGAAAAAGCCAGTAAGCGTGATGTACGGCTTTTGAAAGAAACTTTGGGAAATTTATGCAAAGAGAGCGGGACGCAAGCAGTGCATTTGCTCGTTGACACCCAGCTTATCAAAGAGCTTGAGATTTGGCAAGGGTTTGTGACGCTCTTAAAAGAAGACGA
This genomic window contains:
- a CDS encoding heavy metal translocating P-type ATPase, giving the protein MSWRIRLLHAAPGRVRFQHPGVGEQTDIKRLEKALMTFEGVSFVRINPKSHSVVFMYENTSVAALRKALHVTDVDAFVQQPSPIHCAIGAHNETPSVKGLVRASTALVAERFVRNDRLKFFITGVATSPLLLPGTKTLLTQGLSSKVLEAMAVAVSLARKDYLAANSTNTMLELGEYIEESTVHKSDDLIKELAKPNIEETWIEVEKNGKKSQKLVKTASLKIGDIVIASAGETICVDGHVIYGEASINQASMTGEAQPVKKSRGDRVISGTVIEEGKVKIWAEQVGEDTATARIKEYIAHSLNEKSAIGLRASRLADKLVPITLGLAGLSYAISRDFQSVASVLQADYSCALKLATPVAFKTSIAQAGKDGVLIKGAKPIEALAQVDTFVFDKTGTLTYGELEVVHIESFDEAWSEDAILNLTASAEEHYFHPVAEAIVRAAKERGFVHMHHEEVDFIIAHGVKTIVNDKEVVIGSRHFLEDDEKIPFKQYQKKIDSFLKRGNSVLYVGYDGKLLGAIGMVDTLRHNAKAALARLKTLGVKELVILTGDIQTKADVLAKELGIDRVYANMLPTQKASIIKALQGEGKKVAFVGDGINDAPALMSANVGISMQKGADIAKATADIGLLKDDIGAVCEIKELANQTMERIHNNFSATVGINSMILLGATAGVLSPIATAILHNGTTIGLLLNSIKGLKPHQKKAKI